A genome region from Microbacterium terricola includes the following:
- a CDS encoding serpin family protein: MGTPRSLVWRRGAAAACALASAVSLGACASSSTPPSSQSAFVRADDVALRTVTLSEATAVPAVVEASRALGTTALSLAPQDQNAVVSPAGLATALAMLAEGVGGASLAELENVLGAPGAERRDAFAALRAALLEWDGDPASATGGDLPERPLVHLADEVVVHGGFPVHEDYLRALASGFDAGVQYADLSSASGKAVLDEWVARHTGGLIEESAITPNRDLKLVLQDAIVLAARWRTPFDASNTSAAPFRLGDGKTVDVETMSSHDLHAAYAEVDGWVALRLPYTDALHADVLLPPTGTDPAALTPDLLDAVSSSLDSAALARIGLALPTLDIAPPALDVVPMLPALGLGSLRCGSRTDLRGIADAELCLGQAAQQSMLTIDEDGTVAAAVTELGIVATSADVVDHEVAFDRPFIVSVSHTETGWPLFLAAVRDPRHG, from the coding sequence ATGGGGACACCGAGGTCGCTGGTGTGGCGACGTGGCGCGGCGGCGGCGTGCGCCCTGGCGTCCGCCGTGTCGCTCGGCGCGTGCGCGAGCTCTTCGACTCCGCCCAGTTCGCAGTCGGCATTCGTGCGCGCCGACGATGTCGCGCTGCGGACAGTGACCCTGTCGGAGGCGACCGCCGTCCCTGCGGTGGTCGAAGCGAGCCGCGCGCTCGGCACGACGGCGCTGTCGCTGGCCCCGCAGGACCAGAACGCGGTGGTCTCGCCGGCGGGCCTCGCGACCGCGCTGGCGATGCTCGCCGAGGGCGTCGGCGGTGCGAGCCTCGCCGAGCTGGAGAACGTCCTCGGCGCGCCCGGAGCCGAGCGGCGCGATGCCTTCGCCGCCCTGCGGGCTGCACTGCTCGAGTGGGACGGGGATCCCGCGTCCGCAACGGGAGGCGACCTTCCGGAGCGCCCACTCGTGCACCTCGCCGACGAGGTCGTCGTGCATGGAGGCTTCCCTGTGCACGAGGACTATCTTCGCGCCCTCGCGTCGGGCTTCGACGCCGGCGTGCAGTATGCCGACTTGAGTTCTGCGTCGGGCAAGGCGGTGCTCGACGAGTGGGTGGCCCGCCACACCGGGGGACTGATCGAGGAGTCGGCGATCACTCCGAACCGTGACCTGAAGCTCGTCCTGCAGGACGCGATCGTCCTGGCGGCGCGCTGGCGGACGCCGTTCGACGCCTCCAACACCTCAGCAGCTCCGTTCAGGCTCGGCGACGGCAAGACGGTCGATGTCGAGACCATGAGCAGCCACGACCTCCACGCCGCATACGCGGAGGTCGACGGCTGGGTGGCGCTGCGCCTGCCCTACACCGATGCGCTGCACGCCGACGTCCTGCTGCCGCCCACGGGAACGGACCCGGCCGCGCTGACCCCCGACCTGCTGGACGCTGTGTCGAGCTCGCTCGACAGCGCCGCACTCGCGCGCATCGGTCTCGCGCTGCCCACGCTCGACATCGCTCCGCCGGCGCTGGACGTGGTGCCGATGCTGCCCGCCCTCGGCCTCGGCAGCCTCCGGTGCGGGTCCAGGACAGATCTGCGCGGGATCGCGGACGCCGAGCTGTGCCTCGGTCAAGCCGCGCAGCAGAGCATGCTCACGATCGACGAGGACGGCACCGTGGCTGCTGCGGTCACGGAACTCGGCATCGTGGCGACCTCCGCAGACGTGGTGGATCACGAGGTCGCATTCGACCGGCCGTTCATCGTCTCCGTGTCGCACACGGAGACCGGATGGCCGCTCTTCCTCGCCGCCGTACGGGATCCCCGACACGGATAG
- a CDS encoding glycoside hydrolase family 5 protein, with protein MRPIRRPVVALITMLALVAVQAIADPTGLLALVGWSGAGARVDAAWTWAPYVVYLPVLLGVLWWVSVRAGDRFWTLVPGVVLAVMLAQAATGLVMTWDPAIAAWAAAYVTAKAVPAALIVAAFARWFGGPSDRQKHEPGAIWVPAALFAATAPLLAGLWWTSTVYAPGVPAARPDRGVLSVVVAMVLIAGATALCLQWMRARVPGVLAGWLAALVAGGIVGLLQALIALVVDGFHGDMWPLMSAYVAVADGLSFGACLGWIAGAGAVVADRVLAKSGVRAPRFAAAGIAAVAVIAVAVTALTPPTGAAAASDDQIDSGFLRAESGVIADGEGNEVLLRGVNVNQLVDFYRPRPEVDDTTPLTEDDVAGIAAQGFNVVRLNISWSALEPTRGTLSDAYLKQIDEAVELADAHGLYVVLDMHQDSWWNEGTPADAECRAGTDPMWGYDGAPAWATKTDGAPRCQFQGRDISPASDRAFQNFYFDADGVQTALISTWAALAAEFRDEPAVAGFDLMNEPGFGETAPVTTSFLLGRFYDRAIQAIRDAGAPQIVFVEPSILWSGLGFDSGPPPRFTSDRNIVFSPHLYAESITMDRALGLPPIVSMERQFTLAQRAADAYGAPLWSGEYGYWGEDADRVEKLTRYADLEDQHRLGSAYWVWRQACGDPQGGIVDVTDALMRTDCATGEDVAPRTDLLEILGRAYPRSAPGVLTALTGDGTHVDLAGRADEQSCGLEVWVPGAVEPDVTVSGVTDVATAQVPGGWIVTGCAEGEYALSTDG; from the coding sequence ATGAGGCCCATCCGACGTCCCGTCGTCGCGCTCATCACCATGCTCGCCCTGGTCGCCGTCCAGGCGATCGCCGACCCCACCGGGCTGCTCGCGCTCGTGGGATGGTCCGGCGCCGGCGCACGCGTCGACGCCGCCTGGACATGGGCACCGTACGTGGTCTACCTGCCCGTCCTGCTCGGCGTACTGTGGTGGGTCTCGGTCCGCGCAGGGGACCGCTTCTGGACCCTCGTACCCGGTGTCGTCCTCGCGGTGATGCTGGCGCAGGCGGCCACCGGCCTCGTCATGACCTGGGATCCCGCGATCGCCGCCTGGGCCGCCGCGTACGTCACCGCCAAGGCGGTGCCTGCGGCGCTGATCGTCGCTGCGTTCGCGCGATGGTTCGGCGGCCCCTCCGACCGCCAGAAGCACGAACCCGGCGCCATCTGGGTGCCCGCCGCGCTCTTCGCAGCCACCGCGCCCCTGCTCGCCGGCCTGTGGTGGACGAGCACGGTCTACGCCCCCGGCGTGCCCGCGGCGCGCCCCGACCGCGGCGTGCTGTCGGTCGTCGTCGCGATGGTGCTCATCGCCGGCGCCACCGCACTGTGCCTGCAGTGGATGCGCGCCCGCGTTCCCGGAGTGCTCGCCGGCTGGCTGGCCGCGCTGGTCGCCGGAGGCATCGTCGGCCTGCTCCAGGCGCTGATCGCCCTCGTCGTCGACGGGTTCCACGGTGACATGTGGCCGCTGATGTCGGCGTACGTCGCCGTCGCGGACGGCCTGTCCTTTGGAGCGTGCCTGGGCTGGATCGCCGGTGCGGGCGCCGTCGTCGCCGATCGAGTGCTCGCCAAGAGCGGCGTGCGCGCCCCCCGGTTCGCCGCGGCGGGTATCGCCGCGGTGGCCGTCATTGCAGTGGCCGTGACGGCCCTGACCCCTCCGACCGGTGCGGCGGCAGCATCCGACGATCAGATCGACTCAGGGTTCCTGCGCGCCGAATCCGGCGTGATCGCGGACGGGGAGGGCAACGAGGTCCTGCTCCGCGGCGTCAACGTCAACCAGCTCGTCGACTTCTACCGCCCCCGGCCCGAGGTGGACGACACCACGCCCCTGACCGAGGACGACGTCGCCGGGATCGCGGCGCAGGGCTTCAACGTGGTGCGGCTGAACATCTCCTGGTCGGCGCTCGAGCCGACCAGGGGCACCCTGAGCGACGCGTACCTGAAGCAGATCGACGAGGCGGTCGAACTCGCCGACGCGCACGGCCTGTACGTCGTGCTCGACATGCACCAGGACTCGTGGTGGAACGAGGGAACCCCGGCCGACGCGGAATGCCGTGCCGGCACGGATCCGATGTGGGGATACGACGGAGCGCCGGCGTGGGCCACGAAGACGGATGGCGCGCCACGCTGCCAGTTCCAGGGTCGGGACATCTCGCCCGCCAGCGACCGGGCGTTCCAGAACTTCTACTTCGACGCCGACGGCGTCCAGACCGCTCTGATCTCGACATGGGCCGCGCTCGCGGCAGAGTTCCGGGACGAGCCGGCCGTCGCGGGATTCGACCTGATGAACGAGCCGGGCTTCGGCGAGACCGCGCCGGTCACGACATCGTTCCTCCTTGGTCGGTTCTATGACCGCGCGATCCAGGCGATCCGCGACGCCGGCGCGCCGCAGATCGTGTTCGTCGAGCCGAGCATCCTCTGGTCGGGTCTCGGGTTCGACAGCGGCCCTCCGCCGCGGTTCACCTCGGACCGCAACATCGTGTTCTCCCCGCACCTCTACGCCGAGTCGATCACGATGGACCGCGCGCTCGGCCTCCCGCCGATCGTGTCGATGGAGCGTCAGTTCACCCTCGCGCAGCGCGCGGCCGACGCCTACGGCGCTCCGCTGTGGTCGGGGGAGTACGGCTACTGGGGCGAGGACGCCGACCGCGTGGAAAAGCTGACGCGCTACGCGGACCTCGAGGACCAGCACCGGCTCGGCAGCGCCTACTGGGTCTGGCGGCAGGCGTGCGGCGACCCGCAGGGCGGGATCGTCGACGTGACCGATGCCCTCATGCGCACGGACTGCGCGACAGGAGAAGACGTCGCACCCCGCACCGACCTCCTCGAGATCCTGGGTCGGGCCTATCCCCGGTCGGCGCCCGGGGTGCTCACGGCACTCACCGGCGACGGCACCCACGTCGACCTCGCCGGGCGGGCAGACGAGCAGAGCTGCGGTCTGGAAGTGTGGGTGCCTGGCGCGGTCGAGCCCGACGTCACCGTGTCGGGGGTCACCGACGTCGCCACGGCTCAGGTGCCCGGTGGCTGGATCGTGACCGGCTGCGCCGAGGGGGAGTACGCGCTGTCGACCGACGGCTGA
- a CDS encoding PPC domain-containing protein, translating into MGNSFVARARISTARQWAAGLALALTVSMVAAPPAAAASVTEVEPNSTSAQAQSIPLATTVNSTFGTSGDCDNGAYDCDFYRVTLGTSGRVVIDLRFSDALGTDGKLDLHVLDGAGKTIQYESVKTTDYSGARVRGLALFAGPGTYYVSLKARVTGFSSNAIWKGQPYTLAVKTSAMPSESEPNSTSATADLLALGGKVNGSVLYGDSVWGMDSDYYRLPLTKARKISIDFRFPCGLGTDDIYDIEVWVGDEYLTTYDVPGGWCSGSKLRAKTIAAPAGNAYIMVDSSFGSGTTVKGKAYSLTVRGVLTKGTPTVSGTVKVGKTLTVKPGTWKPAPVALSYQWLRNGKPIAKATTASYKLTTADRGKKISVRVTGRKSTYLTASSVSASKTVL; encoded by the coding sequence GTGGGGAATAGCTTCGTCGCGCGTGCGCGCATCAGTACTGCCCGGCAATGGGCGGCGGGTCTCGCGCTCGCGCTCACCGTGTCCATGGTCGCTGCGCCGCCCGCTGCCGCCGCGTCGGTGACGGAGGTGGAGCCGAACAGCACGTCTGCTCAGGCGCAGAGTATCCCCTTGGCGACGACGGTGAACTCCACCTTCGGGACCTCCGGTGACTGCGACAACGGGGCATACGACTGCGACTTCTACCGCGTGACCCTCGGCACCTCGGGCCGGGTGGTCATCGACCTCCGGTTCTCCGACGCGCTCGGGACGGACGGGAAGCTCGATCTGCATGTGCTGGATGGGGCGGGGAAGACGATTCAGTACGAGAGCGTGAAGACCACCGACTACAGCGGTGCCAGGGTGCGCGGCCTCGCGCTGTTTGCAGGCCCGGGCACGTACTACGTGTCGCTGAAGGCACGCGTCACCGGGTTCTCGAGCAACGCCATCTGGAAGGGCCAGCCGTACACGCTCGCGGTGAAGACGTCCGCGATGCCTTCCGAATCAGAGCCGAACAGCACCTCCGCGACGGCGGATCTGCTCGCGCTCGGAGGCAAGGTGAACGGGTCTGTGCTGTATGGGGACAGCGTGTGGGGAATGGACAGCGACTACTATCGGCTGCCGCTGACGAAGGCCCGCAAGATCTCGATCGACTTCCGGTTCCCGTGCGGACTCGGCACCGACGACATCTACGACATCGAAGTGTGGGTCGGAGACGAGTACCTGACGACATACGACGTCCCCGGCGGCTGGTGCTCGGGCTCGAAGCTCCGCGCCAAGACGATCGCCGCACCGGCAGGAAACGCCTACATCATGGTGGACTCCAGCTTCGGCTCCGGGACCACTGTCAAAGGCAAGGCGTACAGCCTCACCGTCCGTGGCGTCCTCACGAAGGGCACCCCCACCGTCAGCGGGACGGTGAAGGTCGGGAAGACCCTGACCGTGAAGCCCGGCACGTGGAAGCCGGCACCGGTCGCTCTCTCGTACCAGTGGCTCCGGAACGGGAAGCCGATCGCGAAGGCCACCACGGCGAGCTACAAGCTGACCACCGCCGACCGCGGCAAGAAGATCTCCGTCAGGGTCACCGGACGCAAGTCCACGTACCTGACCGCGTCCAGCGTCAGCGCAAGCAAGACTGTCCTGTAA
- a CDS encoding type II toxin-antitoxin system PemK/MazF family toxin, protein MRLLTAILDLFRPRPTLRPRRGLPKQADLSRSGALATVEVTLPPHGGLRVEYAPRRNGMADAGEIVWAWVPFQEDPTQGKDRPLLVIARQDSRRVLALKLTSRPRDRDSDHLAIGAGPWDASGRPSWIDIDQLYSVHQHGIRREAGALDHAVFVRVADVLQRRYGWERAY, encoded by the coding sequence GTGCGTCTCCTCACCGCGATCCTCGACCTCTTCCGGCCTCGTCCGACACTGCGGCCCCGGCGTGGCCTGCCCAAGCAGGCCGACCTGTCGCGATCGGGCGCGCTCGCGACCGTCGAGGTGACGCTGCCGCCGCACGGAGGCCTGCGGGTCGAGTACGCGCCGAGACGGAACGGGATGGCCGACGCGGGCGAGATCGTGTGGGCGTGGGTGCCCTTCCAGGAGGATCCCACGCAGGGCAAGGACCGTCCGCTCCTCGTGATCGCGCGGCAGGACTCGCGGCGGGTGCTCGCGCTCAAGCTCACGAGCCGGCCCCGCGACCGCGACAGCGATCACCTGGCGATCGGCGCAGGCCCGTGGGACGCGAGCGGCCGGCCGTCGTGGATCGACATCGACCAGCTGTACAGCGTGCATCAGCACGGCATCCGACGGGAGGCCGGAGCACTCGATCACGCCGTGTTCGTTCGCGTCGCGGATGTCCTCCAGCGCCGCTACGGCTGGGAGAGGGCCTACTGA
- a CDS encoding type II toxin-antitoxin system PemK/MazF family toxin, giving the protein MEAHPGDGHDPDTATIEVELPAPGALRIAYAPDADGSPDAGEVVWTWVPYVERDGRGKDRPVLVIGAHMEDRVYAVRLTSRSHDGERDYLPIGPGPWDSQGRPSWVDVDQLYSVHVHGMRREGSALDEATFDHVAALLHERFGWALGETGPLS; this is encoded by the coding sequence ATGGAAGCGCACCCCGGTGACGGGCACGACCCTGACACGGCGACGATCGAGGTGGAGCTCCCGGCGCCCGGCGCGCTGCGGATCGCCTACGCACCGGATGCCGATGGGTCGCCGGACGCGGGCGAAGTGGTCTGGACCTGGGTGCCGTACGTCGAACGGGACGGGCGCGGCAAGGATCGCCCCGTGCTGGTGATCGGCGCACACATGGAGGATCGCGTCTACGCGGTCCGGCTGACGAGCCGTTCGCACGATGGCGAACGCGACTACCTGCCGATCGGCCCCGGACCGTGGGATTCGCAGGGGCGGCCGTCGTGGGTCGACGTCGACCAGCTGTACAGCGTGCACGTGCACGGGATGCGCCGCGAGGGGTCTGCGCTGGACGAAGCGACGTTCGACCACGTCGCCGCCCTGCTCCACGAGCGTTTCGGCTGGGCGCTGGGGGAGACCGGCCCGCTATCGTGA
- a CDS encoding ammonium transporter, producing the protein MDQGNTAFILLAAALVLLMTPGLAFFYGGLVKAKSVISMMMLSFGALGLIGVLWVIYGYAIAFPGAEGTLAPWSIDWSAIGLTSLLETPDGAAYPPLAFVAFQATFAIITVALVSGAIADRAKFGSWLIFAAIWATVVYFPVASWVFNFGLAEDGSFAYGGWITHGLQDVFGLGAIDFAGGTAVHINAGAAALALALVLGKRVGFQKGVHVPHNPPFVLLGAGLLWFGWFGFNAGSELAADGTAALAFVNTIAAPAAALLAWLIVEKIKDGKPTSVGAASGAVAGLVAITPACASLTPIWAIVLGLIAGAVCALAIELKFKLRFDDSLDVVGIHLVGGLIGTLYLGFFATGTGLFTGGDGTQLLVQAIAAFSVLIYSFVLAYAIGFAIEKTIGFRVKNEDEIAGIDTVVHGEEGYVLAETRA; encoded by the coding sequence ATGGATCAAGGCAATACCGCATTCATTCTCCTCGCAGCCGCACTCGTCCTCCTGATGACGCCTGGACTGGCGTTCTTCTACGGAGGCCTGGTCAAGGCGAAGAGCGTCATCAGCATGATGATGCTCAGCTTCGGCGCACTCGGACTCATCGGAGTCCTCTGGGTGATCTACGGCTACGCGATCGCTTTCCCGGGCGCTGAGGGCACGCTCGCTCCCTGGTCCATCGACTGGAGCGCCATCGGCCTGACGAGCCTGCTCGAGACCCCCGACGGCGCGGCGTACCCGCCGCTCGCCTTCGTCGCCTTCCAGGCGACGTTCGCGATCATCACCGTCGCGCTCGTCTCCGGCGCCATCGCCGACCGCGCAAAGTTCGGCTCCTGGCTGATCTTCGCGGCCATCTGGGCCACCGTGGTGTACTTCCCGGTCGCGAGCTGGGTCTTCAACTTCGGCCTGGCCGAGGACGGCAGCTTCGCCTACGGCGGCTGGATCACGCACGGCCTGCAGGATGTCTTCGGACTCGGCGCGATCGACTTCGCCGGTGGTACCGCGGTGCACATCAACGCCGGTGCCGCAGCGCTCGCCCTCGCCCTGGTGCTCGGCAAGCGCGTCGGCTTCCAGAAGGGCGTCCACGTCCCGCACAACCCGCCGTTCGTCCTGCTCGGCGCCGGTCTGCTGTGGTTCGGCTGGTTCGGCTTCAACGCCGGCTCGGAGCTCGCCGCCGACGGCACCGCCGCACTCGCCTTCGTCAACACAATCGCCGCTCCGGCAGCAGCCCTGCTCGCCTGGCTGATCGTCGAGAAGATCAAGGACGGCAAGCCCACCTCGGTCGGCGCCGCATCCGGTGCCGTCGCCGGCCTCGTCGCCATCACCCCCGCGTGCGCCTCGCTCACCCCGATCTGGGCCATCGTGCTCGGGCTCATCGCCGGTGCGGTCTGCGCCCTGGCGATCGAGCTGAAGTTCAAGCTCCGCTTCGACGACTCGCTCGACGTGGTGGGCATCCACCTGGTCGGCGGCCTCATCGGAACGCTGTACCTGGGCTTCTTCGCCACCGGCACCGGCCTGTTCACCGGCGGCGACGGCACCCAGCTGCTCGTCCAGGCGATCGCCGCCTTCTCGGTGCTCATCTACTCGTTCGTGCTCGCCTACGCCATCGGCTTCGCGATCGAGAAGACGATCGGCTTCCGCGTCAAGAACGAGGACGAGATCGCCGGCATCGACACCGTCGTGCACGGTGAAGAAGGCTACGTCCTGGCCGAGACTCGCGCCTGA
- the zapE gene encoding cell division protein ZapE, with translation MTAAASPIGIVHLTERAPQISGAEMVAALVPPPQFDDATFDSYRADAAYPSQQDAKDRLIAFAGVGAPAARGGLFRRAKKEPELKPGVYLDGGFGVGKTHLLASVYHAMPARRKYFGSFIEYTALVGALGYKNTVELFRGADLLCIDEFELDDPGDTMVMTRLLAELVGSGTRLAATSNTPPNALGEGRFAAQDFLREIHAMSASFDTIRIDGTDYRHRAVDGHAATLTDEAYTAAIAAAAASGVASDDAFADLVGHLAQVHPSRYIRLIDGLSVVGLRDVAEFSDQSAALRFVAFIDRVYDAQLPIRATGLSLDRIFPDEMLGGGYRKKYLRAVSRLVASTLS, from the coding sequence ATGACCGCTGCCGCGTCACCGATTGGGATCGTGCACCTCACCGAGCGCGCACCGCAGATCTCGGGTGCCGAGATGGTCGCCGCCCTCGTCCCACCCCCGCAGTTCGACGACGCGACCTTCGACTCGTACCGGGCCGACGCGGCCTACCCGTCGCAGCAGGACGCGAAGGATCGGCTGATCGCCTTCGCCGGGGTGGGCGCACCCGCGGCGCGCGGCGGACTGTTCCGACGCGCCAAGAAGGAGCCGGAGCTCAAGCCGGGCGTGTATCTCGACGGCGGGTTCGGCGTGGGCAAAACCCACCTGCTGGCATCCGTCTACCACGCCATGCCCGCACGCCGGAAGTACTTCGGCTCGTTCATCGAGTACACCGCCCTCGTCGGCGCACTCGGCTACAAGAACACCGTCGAGCTCTTCCGGGGCGCCGATCTGCTCTGCATCGACGAGTTCGAGCTGGACGACCCCGGCGACACCATGGTGATGACCCGGCTGCTCGCCGAGCTGGTCGGCAGCGGCACCCGCCTGGCCGCCACGTCGAACACGCCCCCCAACGCACTCGGCGAGGGCAGGTTCGCGGCTCAGGACTTCCTCCGCGAGATCCACGCCATGTCGGCGAGCTTCGACACCATCCGCATCGACGGCACGGACTACCGCCACCGCGCGGTCGACGGTCACGCCGCCACCCTGACCGACGAGGCGTACACCGCTGCGATCGCGGCGGCCGCAGCATCCGGCGTCGCCTCGGACGACGCCTTCGCCGATCTCGTCGGACATCTCGCTCAGGTGCACCCGTCGCGCTACATCAGGCTGATCGACGGACTGTCGGTCGTCGGTCTCCGCGATGTGGCGGAGTTCTCCGACCAGTCCGCGGCCCTGCGGTTCGTCGCGTTCATCGACCGCGTCTACGACGCGCAGCTGCCGATCCGCGCCACCGGGCTGTCACTCGACCGGATCTTCCCTGACGAGATGCTCGGCGGCGGATACCGCAAGAAGTACCTGCGCGCTGTCTCCCGGCTGGTCGCATCCACCCTCTCCTGA
- a CDS encoding sulfurtransferase, giving the protein MPVAPDSTSAKFAEYAHPDRLVTAEWLAEHLGEPGLVVVESDEDVLLYEVGHIPGSVKVDWHTELNDPVVRDYVDGAGFAELLSRKGIARDDTVVIYGDKNNWWAAYALWVFSLFGHEDVRLLDRGRDGWIADGRPLTTEPTTRPATEYPVIDRDDRALRAYKDDVLAHLGSPLIDVRSPEEYDGTRTTAPAYPEESALRAGHIPSAQSVPWGRAVAEDGGFKPRAELEAIYQGDAGLSAGDAVIAYCRIGERSSHTWFVLHHLLGFDGVRNYDGSWTEWGSAVRVPIVTGSAPGAVPKRA; this is encoded by the coding sequence ATGCCCGTCGCACCCGACTCGACGTCGGCGAAGTTCGCCGAGTACGCCCATCCCGACCGCCTCGTCACCGCCGAGTGGCTGGCCGAGCACCTCGGCGAGCCGGGCCTCGTGGTCGTCGAATCCGACGAGGACGTGCTGCTCTACGAGGTCGGCCACATCCCGGGGTCCGTCAAGGTCGACTGGCACACCGAGCTGAACGACCCGGTGGTGCGCGACTACGTCGACGGCGCCGGCTTCGCCGAGCTTCTCTCCCGCAAGGGCATCGCCCGCGACGACACCGTCGTCATCTACGGCGACAAGAACAACTGGTGGGCCGCTTACGCCCTGTGGGTGTTCTCGCTGTTCGGCCACGAGGACGTGCGTCTCCTCGATCGGGGTCGCGACGGCTGGATCGCGGATGGGCGCCCGCTCACCACAGAGCCCACCACGCGCCCCGCGACCGAATACCCGGTGATCGACCGGGACGACCGCGCCCTGCGCGCCTACAAGGACGACGTGCTCGCCCATCTGGGCAGCCCGCTGATCGATGTGCGCTCCCCGGAGGAGTACGACGGGACCCGCACGACCGCGCCCGCCTACCCGGAGGAGAGCGCCCTGCGCGCCGGCCACATCCCGTCCGCGCAGAGCGTTCCCTGGGGCCGCGCCGTCGCCGAGGACGGCGGCTTCAAGCCGCGCGCCGAGCTGGAGGCGATCTACCAGGGTGACGCAGGTCTGTCCGCAGGCGATGCGGTGATCGCGTACTGCCGTATCGGCGAGCGGTCCAGTCACACCTGGTTCGTCCTACACCACCTGCTCGGCTTCGACGGGGTGCGCAACTACGACGGCTCGTGGACGGAATGGGGCAGCGCGGTGCGCGTGCCGATCGTCACCGGATCCGCGCCTGGCGCTGTGCCGAAGCGCGCGTAG
- a CDS encoding SufE family protein, giving the protein MSESALPASLAEIREEFLELEETDRLQLLLEYSQDLPAVPQRYADHPELTERVAECQSPVYIVVEVDEHDVVTMHATAPPEAPTTRGFASILAHGLSGLAADDVLAVPDDYPQSIGLTRAVSPLRIAGMTGMLLRVQRQVREKRAS; this is encoded by the coding sequence ATGTCTGAATCCGCTCTTCCCGCCTCGCTCGCAGAGATCCGCGAGGAGTTCCTCGAGCTCGAGGAAACCGATCGTCTGCAGCTGCTGCTGGAGTACTCCCAGGACCTCCCGGCCGTCCCGCAGCGATATGCCGACCACCCGGAGCTCACCGAGCGGGTCGCGGAGTGCCAGTCGCCGGTGTACATCGTCGTGGAGGTCGATGAGCACGACGTCGTCACGATGCACGCCACCGCGCCGCCGGAGGCTCCCACCACGCGCGGATTCGCCAGCATCCTCGCCCATGGCCTGAGCGGCCTCGCCGCAGACGACGTGCTGGCGGTCCCTGACGACTACCCGCAGAGCATCGGCCTCACCCGGGCGGTCTCGCCGCTGCGCATCGCCGGGATGACCGGGATGCTGCTGCGTGTGCAGCGGCAGGTGCGCGAGAAGCGCGCGAGCTGA
- a CDS encoding dihydrofolate reductase family protein — protein sequence MIVTEVVPRTGASTDVTSDEGRTWIAERYARPDPAYVRLNMITSLTGSAAGSDGTSETLTNRVDRRILGVLRADADVVVVGAQSVRAEGYVVPRTARLAIVTGSGDLAGHRLSLEAGASPDRVLIVCPQSRADEIAARVLPHGVQVVAVPDDGGRLQPAAIVAALAERGLRRLVCEGGPTLAAQFAEAGLIDEYCVTVAPALEPAAHAFLPVQRRLATDVAGMLVDEAGFSYLRLRVRP from the coding sequence ATGATCGTCACAGAGGTCGTCCCCCGCACCGGCGCGTCCACCGACGTCACCTCGGACGAAGGACGCACCTGGATCGCCGAGCGCTACGCGCGACCGGATCCGGCCTACGTGCGCCTGAACATGATCACGAGCCTCACCGGCTCGGCGGCCGGCTCGGACGGCACGAGCGAGACGCTCACGAACCGCGTGGATCGCCGCATCCTCGGCGTCCTGCGGGCCGATGCCGATGTCGTGGTGGTGGGCGCGCAGAGCGTGCGGGCGGAGGGCTACGTCGTGCCCCGCACCGCGCGGCTCGCGATCGTCACCGGCTCAGGCGACCTGGCCGGCCACCGGCTGTCGCTCGAGGCGGGAGCCTCACCGGACCGCGTGCTGATCGTGTGCCCGCAGTCGCGCGCCGATGAGATCGCCGCGCGGGTCCTGCCGCACGGCGTGCAGGTCGTGGCGGTGCCGGACGACGGCGGCAGGCTCCAGCCCGCGGCGATCGTCGCTGCGCTCGCCGAGCGGGGCCTGCGACGTCTCGTCTGCGAGGGCGGTCCGACCCTCGCGGCGCAGTTCGCGGAGGCGGGACTCATCGACGAGTACTGCGTCACCGTGGCGCCTGCCCTCGAGCCGGCGGCGCACGCCTTCCTGCCGGTGCAGCGGCGACTCGCCACCGACGTCGCCGGGATGCTCGTCGACGAGGCCGGGTTCAGCTATCTGCGCCTGCGCGTGCGTCCGTGA